From the Taeniopygia guttata chromosome 20, bTaeGut7.mat, whole genome shotgun sequence genome, one window contains:
- the FITM2 gene encoding acyl-coenzyme A diphosphatase FITM2 codes for MERLERAGRCLRAALARGRLRRRFPALLLGIALLGSALKDSGLVPDTPLRNKRNPLNVYFVKVAWAWTLWLLLPFITLTSYQLARSKLLYGRPKSALLALRRLGALLVGTAVWYLCTELFILVENLTGECSLQAKPGQPARLYASKRECHQDSGVWNGFDISGHCFLLSYCAMMILEELAVLEALALEHSSKLRAVINVLLVSLCSLTVIWVFMFLCTALYFHDFSQKLLGVLIGLSAWYGTYRFWYLKPFSPGLPLPNIPLSSKKYSYSR; via the exons ATGGAGCGGCTGGAgcgcgccgggcgctgcctgaggGCCGCGCTGGCCCGGGGGCGGCTGCGGCGCCGGTTCCCCGCGCTGCTGCTCGGCATCGCCCTGCTCGGCTCCGCGCTCAAGGACAGCGGCCTGGTGCCCGACACGCCGCTGCGGAACAAGCGCAACCCGCTCAACGT GTACTTCGTGAAGGTGGCCTGGGCTTGGacgctgtggctgctgctgcccttcatCACCCTCACCAGCTACCAGCTGGCCCGGAGCAAGCTCCTGTACGGCCGCCCCAAGAGCGCGCTGCTGGCACTGCGGCGCCTGGGCGCGCTGCTGGTGGGCACGGCCGTGTGGTACCTGTGCACTGAGCTCTTCATCCTGGTGGAGAACCTCACCGGGGAGTGCTCCCTGCAGGCCAAACCCGGCCAGCCCGCCCGGCTCTACGCCTCCAAGCGCGAGTGCCACCAGGACAGCGGCGTCTGGAACGGCTTCGACATCTCGGGGCACTGCTTCCTGCTCTCCTACTGTGCCATGATGATCCTGGAGGAGCTGGCCGTGCTGGAAGCGCTGGCCTTGGAGCACAGCTCCAAGCTGCGTGCGGTGATCAACGTCCTGCTCGTTTCCCTGTGTTCCCTCACCGTGATCTGGGTGTTCATGTTCCTCTGTACTGCCCTGTATTTCCATGACTTCAGCCAAAAGCTTCTCGGTGTGCTGATAGGTCTGTCAGCTTGGTATGGGACATACAGGTTTTGGTATTTAAAGCCCTTTTCTCCTGGACTACCTCTTCCAAATATACCTTTGAGTTCAAAGAAATACAGCTATAGCAGATAA